A single Numenius arquata unplaced genomic scaffold, bNumArq3.hap1.1 HAP1_SCAFFOLD_38, whole genome shotgun sequence DNA region contains:
- the LOC141478605 gene encoding olfactory receptor 14J1-like has product MSNSSSITQFLLLAFADTRELQLLHFGLFLGIYLAALLGNALIITAIACDHRLHTPMYFFLLNLSVLDLGSISTTVPKAMANSLFDTRAISYWGCAAQLFFFLFFLTAEYCLLTVMSYDRYVAICQPLHYGTLLGSRACVHMAAAAWGSGFLNALLHTANTFSLPLCQGNVLDQFFCEIPQILKLSCSHSYLREVGLVVVSACLAFGCFVSVVVSYVQIFRAVLRIPSEQGRHKAFSTCLPHLAVVSLFVSTGIFAHLKPPSISSQVLDLVVAVLYSVVPPAVNPLIYSMRNQELKEVIRNLISWIFFKRETFTTSFHK; this is encoded by the coding sequence atgtccaacagcagctccatcacccagttcctcctcctggcattcgcagacacacgggagctgcagctcttgcacttcgggctcttcctgggcatctacctggctgccctcctgggaaacgcgctcatcatcaccgccatcgcctgtgaccaccgcctccacacccccatgtacttcttcctcctcaacctctccgttcttgacctgggctccatctccaccactgtccccaaagccatggccaattccctgtttgacaccagggccatctcctactggggatgtgctgcacagctcttcttctttctcttctttctcacaGCAGAGTACtgtcttctcaccgtcatgtcctacgatcgctacgttgccatctgccaacccctgcactacgggaccctcctgggcagcagagcttgtgtccacatggcagcagctgcctggggcagtgggtttctcaatgctctcctgcacacggccaatacattttccctacccctctgccagggcaatgtcctggaccagttcttctgtgaaatcccccagatcctcaagctctcctgctcacactcctacctcagggaagttgggcttgttgtggtcagtgcctgtttagcatttgggtgttttgtttccgttgtggtgtcctatgtgcagatcttcagggccgtgctgaggatcccctctgagcagggacggcacaaagccttttccacgtgcctccctcacctggccgtggtctccctgtttgtcagcactggcatatttgcccacctgaagcccccctccatctcctcccaagttctagacctggtggtggctgttctgtactcggtggtgcctccagcagtgaaccccctcatctacagcatgaggaaccaggagctgaaggaggtCATTAGGAATCTGATTTCATGGATATTTTTCAAGAGGGAGACATTTACCACCTCTTTCCACAAATga